One window of the Actinomyces procaprae genome contains the following:
- a CDS encoding ParA family protein, whose product MSGSSIFDQLRADRSTLDEVAEGGFPRPEHTRIIAVANQKGGVGKTSTVVNVAAALAEAGLHVLVVDADSQGNASTALGVEHDEDQASIYDVLVEGARIEDVAVQTRFAETLWCVPSTIDVAAVEIELINSAQREARLRLALEEYLRDRESRGEARIDYILIDCPPSLGIMTINAFVAAGEVLIPMQAEYYALEGLALLTRSVERIAQIHNPTLNVSMIALTMFDNRTTLAKEVEAEVRTYFPAATLTTRIPRSVRVAEAPSFGSPVVFWDPRSTGAVAYKKLALEIAARGVDAAADQPEESTEA is encoded by the coding sequence TTGTCAGGATCGTCCATTTTCGATCAGCTCCGCGCTGACCGCTCAACCCTGGATGAGGTGGCCGAGGGCGGGTTCCCTCGGCCCGAGCACACCCGTATCATCGCGGTCGCCAATCAGAAGGGCGGTGTCGGAAAGACCTCAACCGTGGTGAACGTGGCCGCCGCCTTGGCCGAGGCCGGCCTGCACGTGCTCGTTGTCGACGCGGACTCGCAGGGCAACGCCTCGACGGCGCTGGGCGTCGAGCACGACGAGGACCAGGCGTCCATTTATGACGTGCTGGTGGAGGGTGCCCGCATTGAGGACGTCGCCGTGCAGACCCGCTTCGCCGAGACGCTGTGGTGCGTCCCCTCCACCATCGACGTCGCCGCCGTGGAGATCGAGCTCATCAACTCCGCGCAGCGCGAGGCGCGCCTGCGGCTGGCGCTGGAGGAGTACCTGCGGGACCGGGAGTCACGGGGTGAGGCGCGCATCGACTACATCCTCATCGACTGCCCGCCGAGCCTGGGCATCATGACCATCAACGCCTTCGTCGCGGCGGGCGAGGTGCTCATCCCCATGCAGGCGGAGTACTACGCGCTCGAGGGACTGGCCTTGCTGACGCGGTCGGTCGAGCGCATCGCCCAGATCCACAACCCCACGCTGAACGTGTCCATGATCGCGCTCACCATGTTCGACAACCGCACGACTCTCGCCAAGGAGGTGGAGGCGGAGGTACGCACCTACTTTCCCGCGGCGACGCTCACCACCCGCATTCCTCGCTCGGTGCGGGTGGCGGAGGCACCCTCATTCGGCTCCCCGGTGGTGTTCTGGGACCCGCGGTCGACCGGTGCGGTCGCATACAAGAAGCTCGCGCTGGAGATCGCTGCGCGCGGCGTCGATGCCGCCGCCGACCAGCCGGAAGAGTCGACGGAGGCATGA